In Streptomyces hawaiiensis, one genomic interval encodes:
- a CDS encoding LacI family DNA-binding transcriptional regulator: MDAVPARPARIQDVAAAAGVSVSTVSNVLNRPERVTAQTAERVRVAVAALDYVPHPGAAGLRTGHSSAIGLVLPDVTNSFYARIARGAADAAYDHGYSLVLCHSGDAPEREQGYFSMLVEQRAVGVVVVPLSADPGRLARLRERGIPLVLADRAMSDREGCSASVDDIAGGRIAVQHLLDSGARDILVVNGERGIRQCADRYQGARQAVRSRREARLDQVVAERMTVVYGTEIARGLKDLPDGVFCTNDFLAAGLCRGLTERGVRIPEDVQVVGYGDLDVATFGATTLTTVRQPVEDLGRAAVEMLLDEIEARADHLHETRVFAPGLVLRDSTRPPSKD, from the coding sequence GTGGACGCCGTTCCGGCACGCCCCGCCCGCATCCAGGACGTCGCCGCGGCCGCCGGTGTCTCGGTGTCCACGGTGTCGAACGTGCTCAACCGGCCCGAACGGGTCACCGCCCAGACCGCCGAGCGTGTCCGCGTCGCCGTCGCCGCGCTCGACTACGTCCCCCACCCGGGAGCCGCGGGTCTGCGCACCGGTCACTCCTCCGCGATCGGGCTGGTACTGCCCGACGTCACCAACTCCTTCTACGCCCGCATCGCGCGAGGCGCCGCCGACGCGGCCTACGACCACGGCTACTCCCTCGTCCTGTGCCACAGCGGGGACGCCCCCGAACGGGAGCAGGGTTACTTCAGCATGCTCGTCGAGCAGCGGGCGGTCGGAGTCGTCGTCGTGCCGCTCAGCGCCGACCCGGGCCGGCTGGCCCGGCTGCGCGAGCGGGGCATCCCGCTCGTCCTGGCCGACCGCGCGATGTCCGACCGGGAGGGCTGCTCGGCCTCCGTCGACGACATCGCCGGCGGCCGCATCGCCGTACAGCACCTCCTCGACAGCGGGGCCCGCGATATCCTCGTCGTCAACGGCGAGCGCGGCATACGCCAGTGCGCCGACCGCTACCAGGGCGCCCGGCAGGCCGTGCGCAGCCGCCGCGAGGCCCGGCTCGACCAGGTCGTCGCCGAGCGGATGACCGTCGTGTACGGCACGGAGATCGCCCGCGGGCTGAAGGACCTGCCCGACGGGGTGTTCTGCACCAACGACTTCCTCGCCGCCGGCCTCTGCCGGGGCCTGACCGAACGCGGCGTGCGCATCCCCGAGGACGTACAGGTCGTCGGCTACGGCGACCTCGACGTCGCGACCTTCGGGGCGACGACCCTGACGACGGTGCGGCAGCCCGTCGAGGACCTCGGCCGGGCGGCCGTGGAGATGCTGCTCGACGAGATCGAGGCCCGCGCGGACCACCTCCACGAAACCCGCGTCTT